Proteins co-encoded in one Kribbella qitaiheensis genomic window:
- a CDS encoding pilus assembly protein CpaE, with product MITVEQAKRLRKAGALWVPGAGDRFVVPDRDMDDDVFVVSDMTVEVHDYPGGKVIGFNGTTEWAIDSIEQREVIWLPREEQLRALLGPRFRHLEAVPDGYAVRTTDATYSAPDAEQAYAEALLDLLNG from the coding sequence GTGATCACCGTTGAGCAGGCGAAGCGCTTACGCAAGGCCGGCGCGCTCTGGGTCCCCGGCGCCGGCGACCGGTTCGTAGTACCGGACCGGGACATGGACGACGACGTGTTCGTGGTCAGCGACATGACGGTCGAGGTCCACGACTACCCCGGCGGCAAGGTTATCGGCTTCAACGGCACCACCGAATGGGCAATCGACAGCATCGAACAGCGCGAGGTGATCTGGCTCCCCCGCGAAGAACAACTACGAGCCCTACTAGGCCCCCGCTTCCGCCACCTGGAGGCAGTGCCGGATGGCTACGCGGTCCGAACCACAGACGCCACCTACTCAGCCCCCGACGCAGAACAGGCCTACGCGGAAGCCCTACTGG
- a CDS encoding YqeB family protein, whose amino-acid sequence MSMDTATVIGHSKSDKLVLFGGLPLTGAALGYFLPRIADWAADRRWVPLQGPLELISKWDSWWVVLLCTAAGLVVGVLLAAIALEDTLKVTISNSGIEFLKNQKALQVRRDQVTVVFMDGREIVVQDPSSRELARERHDQLKSEAKQIPAAFRAHGYRWSESGDPHRDRFRRWVEDDPELPPAVNAVLRARSKAFDEGDKGKADLRELRDEIGKLGYVVRDKNKNQYWRTIAG is encoded by the coding sequence ATGAGTATGGACACCGCGACCGTGATCGGGCACTCGAAGTCCGACAAGCTGGTGCTGTTCGGCGGGCTGCCGCTGACCGGCGCGGCGCTCGGGTACTTCCTGCCCCGGATCGCCGACTGGGCGGCCGACCGGAGATGGGTCCCGCTGCAGGGACCACTCGAGCTGATCTCGAAGTGGGACAGCTGGTGGGTCGTCCTGCTCTGTACCGCGGCCGGCCTGGTCGTGGGGGTCCTGCTCGCCGCGATCGCGCTGGAGGACACCCTCAAGGTGACGATCTCGAACAGCGGTATCGAGTTCCTGAAGAACCAGAAAGCCCTGCAGGTACGGCGCGACCAGGTGACCGTCGTGTTCATGGACGGCCGCGAGATCGTCGTACAGGATCCGTCGTCGCGGGAGCTGGCCCGCGAACGGCACGATCAGCTGAAGTCCGAGGCGAAGCAGATCCCGGCGGCATTCCGGGCCCACGGTTATCGCTGGTCGGAGTCGGGCGATCCACATCGGGACAGGTTCCGCCGCTGGGTCGAGGACGATCCCGAGCTGCCGCCGGCGGTCAACGCCGTACTGCGGGCGCGGTCGAAGGCGTTCGACGAAGGCGACAAGGGCAAAGCCGACCTGCGAGAACTCCGCGACGAGATCGGCAAGCTCGGTTACGTCGTACGGGACAAGAACAAGAACCAGTACTGGCGGACGATCGCGGGGTGA
- a CDS encoding ornithine cyclodeaminase family protein, translating to MADGIWLRFLSGPEIDSLGLTRTELVDAVEEAVRDHGEGQTSFEPRVHLQPDNGGIGHFNILRGHLNRLGDHGVSGVKVVGDFVPNYQLGLPSELAMATLFDPTTGIPLAILDATMITAARTGAMTTVGARHLARRDSKILGHAGSRGTAWWNITMLDDLFDLDEIRVTSRRPESREKFAAELSAELSTPVRVVATAEEAFDGADVIVEATRLTEPEPLLRTAAVKPGAFVVPYGTVSAVELDLLDVMDKVVVDDWRESQSGRFGALRRHVDTGRLSPQTLYAELGQIVSGQKPGRENDAERNLFWHRGLSLLDVAIAHLILRRAESAEVGTMLRFH from the coding sequence ATGGCTGACGGCATCTGGTTGCGGTTCCTGTCCGGCCCGGAGATCGACTCGCTCGGGTTGACCCGGACGGAGCTCGTCGACGCGGTCGAGGAGGCGGTCCGCGACCACGGCGAGGGCCAGACGAGCTTCGAACCGCGGGTCCACCTGCAGCCCGACAACGGCGGTATCGGGCATTTCAACATCCTGCGCGGCCACTTGAACCGGCTCGGCGACCATGGCGTCAGCGGGGTGAAGGTGGTCGGCGACTTCGTCCCGAACTACCAGCTCGGGCTGCCGAGCGAGCTGGCGATGGCGACCCTGTTCGACCCGACCACCGGCATCCCGCTGGCGATCCTCGACGCGACCATGATCACCGCGGCCCGGACCGGCGCGATGACCACGGTCGGCGCCCGGCACCTGGCTCGCCGGGACAGCAAGATTCTCGGCCACGCGGGATCCCGCGGTACGGCGTGGTGGAACATCACCATGCTCGACGACCTGTTCGACCTCGACGAGATCCGGGTGACGTCACGCCGGCCGGAATCGCGGGAGAAGTTCGCGGCCGAGCTCTCCGCCGAGCTGTCCACGCCGGTCCGGGTGGTCGCCACCGCCGAGGAGGCGTTCGACGGCGCCGACGTGATCGTCGAAGCGACCCGGCTGACCGAGCCGGAACCCTTGCTGCGAACGGCTGCCGTCAAGCCCGGCGCCTTCGTGGTTCCGTACGGCACGGTCAGCGCGGTCGAGCTGGACCTGCTCGACGTGATGGACAAGGTCGTCGTGGACGACTGGCGCGAGTCGCAGTCCGGCCGATTCGGCGCGCTCCGCCGGCACGTCGACACCGGCCGGCTGTCACCGCAGACCCTGTACGCCGAACTCGGGCAGATCGTGTCCGGACAGAAGCCCGGCCGCGAGAACGATGCCGAGCGCAACCTCTTCTGGCATCGCGGACTGTCCTTGCTGGACGTGGCGATCGCGCACCTGATCCTGCGCCGGGCGGAGTCCGCCGAGGTCGGCACGATGCTCAGATTCCACTGA
- a CDS encoding aromatic amino acid lyase: MLIDKPADVVLDRVPLELSPDLIERLRTTRYAVLSALRGGDPVYGVNTGMGAMSKVRLSEPEQSVHQRNLLLGRAVGGPPWLSRDEARAVVVARLRTFLNGDAGVSAELCLQLVELLNSEVIPAIPLEGAGSAGEIIPLAHAFGPLVGIGSVLTADGTVSAPPTSFQLGPKEGIALLAGIPGATGRAWLQVSRARTLLDYQRLTAAAGIAVIGASRDPYSPLCGRGDEVLNAELARLLELAGAEDEPRSLQAPVSFRVAGHAIANVERAVVRLAEAVERAFTGVTDSPAFLDGEFVGTAGFHGIDLAAHCDQLVAALTHSAEVSAARLHRLLDPAVTGLPAQLAHEPGPQAGLVAVHKKAVALVHELRRLALPSAIGSIETSNGQEDVQSFSWEAAGGLADAVRLARDVLACEVLAVFQAFALAKRPIPPALQEFLGSVAAVVPPIEADRTFGVDLQRIAENLS; the protein is encoded by the coding sequence ATGCTGATCGACAAGCCAGCAGACGTGGTACTCGACCGAGTTCCGCTCGAGCTTTCGCCGGACCTGATCGAGCGGCTGAGAACCACCCGGTACGCCGTACTGTCGGCCTTGCGCGGCGGTGATCCCGTTTACGGGGTCAACACCGGGATGGGGGCCATGAGCAAGGTCCGGTTGAGTGAGCCGGAACAGTCCGTGCATCAGCGAAACCTCTTGCTGGGACGGGCTGTCGGCGGTCCGCCCTGGCTGTCCCGCGATGAGGCGCGAGCGGTTGTCGTTGCCCGCCTGCGCACCTTCCTCAATGGTGACGCCGGCGTCTCGGCCGAGCTCTGTCTCCAGCTTGTCGAACTCCTGAACAGTGAGGTCATTCCGGCGATCCCGCTCGAAGGCGCTGGTTCCGCGGGGGAGATCATCCCGCTGGCGCATGCCTTCGGGCCGTTGGTGGGGATCGGCTCCGTGCTCACGGCAGACGGGACAGTCTCAGCCCCGCCCACCTCCTTCCAGCTCGGCCCGAAGGAGGGAATCGCTTTGCTGGCAGGGATTCCGGGCGCTACCGGCCGAGCATGGTTGCAGGTCTCGCGGGCCAGGACATTGCTGGACTATCAGCGATTGACGGCCGCCGCCGGGATCGCCGTGATCGGCGCCAGCCGAGATCCTTACAGTCCTCTGTGCGGAAGGGGAGATGAGGTCCTCAATGCCGAGCTCGCCAGGCTGCTGGAGCTCGCCGGTGCGGAGGACGAACCGCGGTCATTGCAGGCGCCGGTGTCTTTCCGCGTAGCCGGGCACGCGATCGCCAACGTCGAGCGGGCCGTAGTCCGCCTGGCGGAGGCTGTCGAGCGAGCATTCACCGGCGTGACCGACTCACCGGCGTTCCTGGACGGGGAGTTCGTCGGCACGGCCGGATTCCACGGTATCGACCTGGCCGCCCACTGCGATCAACTGGTGGCTGCGCTCACACATTCGGCTGAGGTGTCGGCCGCGCGACTTCACCGCCTGCTTGACCCCGCGGTGACCGGCCTGCCGGCCCAGTTGGCCCACGAGCCCGGTCCGCAAGCGGGACTGGTCGCGGTACACAAGAAGGCCGTCGCGTTGGTGCACGAGCTGCGCCGTCTCGCGTTGCCATCGGCAATCGGCTCGATCGAGACCTCCAATGGTCAGGAAGATGTCCAGTCGTTCTCGTGGGAGGCCGCCGGCGGGCTGGCCGATGCGGTTCGGCTGGCGCGTGACGTGCTGGCGTGCGAAGTACTGGCGGTGTTTCAGGCGTTCGCGTTGGCGAAGCGGCCGATTCCACCTGCGTTACAAGAGTTTCTCGGTTCCGTGGCGGCTGTCGTGCCACCGATCGAGGCTGACCGTACCTTCGGCGTGGATCTCCAGCGGATAGCTGAAAACTTGAGCTGA
- a CDS encoding substrate-binding domain-containing protein, which produces MLFNRVVPGLSTPSISVIGFDDISLDRVAHTNLTTVAVSRDELGRRAGEILEQLLVHGYEAGPVYLPMQLRVRDTSAAPR; this is translated from the coding sequence GTGCTGTTCAATCGGGTTGTTCCCGGACTCTCGACTCCGTCGATCTCGGTGATCGGCTTCGACGACATCTCACTCGACCGGGTCGCGCATACGAACCTCACGACGGTGGCTGTGTCGCGGGACGAGCTTGGCCGTCGGGCGGGGGAGATCTTGGAGCAGTTGCTGGTGCACGGGTACGAGGCCGGGCCGGTCTATCTGCCGATGCAGTTGCGCGTCCGGGATACCAGCGCCGCTCCTCGCTGA
- a CDS encoding FMN-binding negative transcriptional regulator, whose protein sequence is MYVPSHFAADDIVVQELLTNHGAANLITSTADGMLATLLPLIYDAEAGALLGHVARNNPQWKTAALGEALAIVAGPDAYVTPNSYPSKAEHGRAVPTWNYVTAHVYGDLVIHDDTAWLDSLVRRLTTKHESAQPAPWSVDDAPAAYVAGQLRAIVGLELRITRIEAKAKLSQNRSAADITGVITTLESHGPNPTATAMRRTSNL, encoded by the coding sequence ATGTATGTTCCCTCGCATTTCGCGGCCGATGACATAGTCGTGCAGGAGCTGCTGACCAATCACGGCGCGGCCAACCTCATCACCTCCACCGCTGACGGCATGCTGGCGACCCTGCTGCCGCTGATCTACGACGCGGAGGCGGGTGCGTTGCTGGGTCACGTCGCGCGGAACAATCCGCAGTGGAAGACGGCGGCCCTCGGTGAAGCGCTCGCGATCGTGGCCGGCCCGGATGCGTACGTCACGCCGAACTCGTACCCCTCGAAGGCCGAACACGGGCGAGCTGTCCCGACCTGGAACTACGTCACCGCTCACGTCTACGGCGACCTGGTCATCCACGACGACACCGCCTGGCTGGACTCCCTGGTCCGCCGCCTCACGACCAAACACGAGTCCGCGCAGCCGGCCCCGTGGTCAGTGGACGACGCGCCCGCCGCCTACGTCGCCGGTCAACTCCGCGCCATCGTCGGCCTCGAACTCCGCATCACCCGCATCGAAGCCAAAGCCAAGCTCTCCCAGAACCGCTCCGCCGCCGACATCACCGGCGTGATCACCACGCTGGAATCCCACGGCCCCAACCCCACTGCCACGGCCATGCGCCGAACCAGCAACCTTTGA
- a CDS encoding NAD(P)/FAD-dependent oxidoreductase, with the protein MVAVDAGPARPGRPSLPDAADVVIVGGGVMGTSIAFHLAEAGVRRVVLLEQRELGSGSTSKAAGGVRANFSDELNIALGARSLEAFARFGERPGQEIDLHRVGYLFLLSTADQIALFEESTRLQNAAGQPTRMISPDEAAELAPIISPEGLLGACFSPADGHCTPESVVLGYATAARRLGATLITGCAVTDIDAQGNNITAVRTTRGTIRASTVICVAGAWSAGIGAMVGVDLPVTPLRRQIVVTEPIPRLPAGLPMTIDFSSTFYFHSEGPGLLVGMSDPEEEPGFHLDRTEDWLPRLTAAMEHRAPSLLDVGLASGWAGLYENTPDHNALIGEAPDVSRFLYATGFSGHGFLQGPAIGEIIRDLYLGRTPFVDVSPLAATRFRSANPRAEQNIV; encoded by the coding sequence ATGGTCGCCGTCGACGCGGGGCCGGCCCGACCAGGCCGGCCTTCGCTTCCGGACGCCGCCGACGTGGTGATCGTCGGCGGCGGGGTGATGGGGACCAGCATCGCGTTCCACCTGGCCGAGGCCGGCGTACGGCGGGTTGTTCTCCTCGAGCAGCGCGAACTCGGCTCCGGCTCGACCTCGAAGGCCGCCGGCGGAGTACGGGCGAATTTCTCCGACGAGCTGAACATCGCCCTCGGTGCTCGCAGTCTGGAGGCATTCGCCCGCTTCGGCGAGCGGCCGGGGCAGGAGATCGACCTGCACCGGGTCGGCTACCTGTTCCTGCTCTCCACCGCGGATCAGATCGCGCTCTTCGAGGAAAGCACCCGGTTGCAGAACGCGGCCGGTCAGCCGACGCGGATGATCTCCCCCGACGAGGCAGCCGAGCTGGCGCCGATCATCTCCCCCGAGGGTCTCCTCGGCGCCTGCTTCTCGCCGGCCGACGGGCACTGTACGCCGGAATCCGTCGTCCTCGGATATGCCACCGCCGCCCGCCGGCTCGGCGCAACACTGATCACCGGCTGCGCCGTCACCGACATCGATGCCCAGGGCAACAACATTACGGCGGTCCGGACCACTCGCGGCACCATCCGCGCCTCGACGGTGATCTGCGTCGCGGGCGCCTGGTCGGCCGGGATCGGCGCGATGGTCGGCGTCGATCTGCCGGTGACTCCGCTCCGGCGGCAGATCGTCGTCACCGAGCCGATTCCTCGACTGCCGGCCGGCCTGCCGATGACGATCGACTTCAGCAGCACGTTCTACTTCCACTCCGAAGGACCTGGCCTGCTGGTCGGCATGTCCGATCCCGAGGAAGAGCCGGGCTTTCACCTGGACCGGACGGAGGACTGGCTGCCACGACTCACCGCGGCGATGGAACACCGTGCGCCTTCTCTGCTGGACGTCGGCCTCGCCAGTGGCTGGGCCGGCCTCTACGAAAACACGCCCGACCACAACGCCCTGATCGGCGAGGCGCCGGACGTCAGCCGATTCCTTTACGCCACAGGCTTTTCCGGCCACGGTTTCCTCCAGGGTCCCGCGATCGGCGAGATCATCCGCGACCTCTACCTCGGCAGAACCCCCTTCGTGGACGTCTCTCCCCTGGCCGCCACCCGCTTCCGATCCGCCAATCCCCGAGCCGAACAAAACATCGTCTGA
- a CDS encoding aldehyde dehydrogenase family protein → MSSVILSVVAGERVPDPVRTTPSTNPANTADVVGTIGSAGADVFTRAAAAAKAAQYGWAALPAPQRGQVIANVGRLMTANKARLAALVTREIGKPLAESLGEVQEIIDTCDFFIGEGRRLYGQTVPSEMPDKQLFTFRRPVGAVAVISAGNFPVAVPSWYIVPALLCGNTVVWKPAEYSAVVSNAFYEIFAHAGVPAGVFNLVYADGADTFAGLEQALAAGTIDKVGFTGSSEVGSRIGELCGRHLQTPCLELGGKNPMVITEDADLDLAVEGALFSGFGTAGQRCTSLGTVIVHESVHDSFVERFSTAVREAAMGDPREDVLFGPLLDEKFAAGFEKSLGWIAAHHQVIGSTGRVGTDNPRAGFVGDPSVGLFYHPVIVDGVRSDDELFLNETFGPIVGITTYSTLDEAIALGNKPGYGLSSSIYTTDPNKAFRFAQGISAGMVSVNNSTSGAEAHLPFGGNGKSGNGSRQSGIWVLDQFTRWQSLNWDYSGKLQKAQMDTITVEADYDFLLPD, encoded by the coding sequence GTGTCGTCCGTCATCCTGTCCGTCGTCGCCGGAGAACGGGTCCCCGACCCGGTCCGGACCACCCCGTCCACCAACCCGGCGAACACCGCCGACGTGGTCGGCACCATCGGCTCGGCCGGCGCCGACGTGTTCACCCGGGCAGCGGCCGCGGCCAAGGCAGCGCAGTACGGATGGGCCGCCCTGCCCGCCCCGCAGCGCGGTCAGGTGATCGCGAACGTCGGCCGCCTGATGACCGCGAACAAGGCCCGCCTGGCCGCCCTGGTCACCCGTGAGATCGGCAAGCCGCTCGCGGAGTCGCTGGGCGAGGTGCAGGAGATCATCGACACCTGCGACTTCTTCATCGGCGAAGGGCGCCGCCTGTACGGGCAGACCGTCCCGTCGGAGATGCCGGACAAGCAGCTGTTCACCTTCCGCCGCCCGGTCGGCGCGGTCGCGGTGATCTCGGCCGGCAACTTCCCGGTCGCGGTGCCGTCCTGGTACATCGTCCCGGCCTTGCTCTGCGGCAACACCGTGGTCTGGAAGCCGGCGGAGTACTCCGCGGTCGTCTCGAACGCGTTCTACGAGATCTTCGCCCACGCCGGCGTACCGGCGGGGGTGTTCAACCTCGTGTACGCCGATGGCGCCGACACCTTCGCCGGGCTCGAGCAGGCGCTCGCCGCCGGGACGATCGACAAGGTCGGCTTCACCGGTTCGAGCGAGGTCGGCAGCCGGATCGGCGAGCTCTGCGGCCGCCACCTGCAGACGCCTTGCCTCGAACTCGGCGGCAAGAACCCGATGGTGATCACCGAGGACGCCGACCTCGACCTCGCCGTCGAAGGCGCATTGTTCTCCGGCTTCGGTACTGCGGGCCAGCGGTGCACGTCGCTGGGAACGGTGATCGTGCACGAGTCGGTCCACGACTCGTTCGTCGAGCGATTCAGTACTGCGGTGCGTGAAGCCGCGATGGGCGATCCTCGCGAGGACGTGCTGTTCGGGCCGCTGCTGGACGAGAAGTTCGCGGCCGGCTTCGAGAAGTCGCTGGGCTGGATCGCGGCGCACCACCAGGTGATCGGGTCGACCGGCCGAGTCGGCACGGACAACCCGCGAGCGGGGTTTGTCGGAGATCCTTCGGTCGGGCTGTTCTACCACCCGGTGATCGTGGACGGCGTGCGGTCGGACGACGAGCTGTTCCTGAACGAGACCTTCGGGCCGATCGTCGGCATCACGACGTACTCGACCCTGGACGAAGCGATTGCTCTGGGCAACAAACCCGGGTATGGGCTGTCGAGTTCGATCTACACCACCGACCCGAACAAGGCGTTCCGGTTCGCGCAGGGCATCTCGGCCGGGATGGTGAGTGTCAACAACTCGACCTCGGGCGCCGAAGCGCATCTGCCGTTCGGCGGCAACGGCAAGTCGGGCAACGGGTCCCGGCAGAGCGGCATCTGGGTGCTCGACCAGTTCACCCGCTGGCAGTCGCTGAACTGGGACTACTCCGGCAAGCTCCAGAAGGCCCAGATGGACACGATCACCGTCGAGGCCGACTACGACTTCCTGCTCCCTGACTGA
- a CDS encoding DUF1992 domain-containing protein, protein MTERKPPSMKMNDWVEAQIKQAQKQGEFDDLAGAGKPIPKLADAHDSDWWVKDFIRREKIDAEVLLPPTMLLRKEKARIREHVHKMRTETEVRDYLEDLNQRILVQVRDATGPVIPVGRTDEDEVLRDWREDREARKTAGPEPTPEREAAQKRSFWQRLFS, encoded by the coding sequence ATGACCGAGCGCAAGCCGCCCTCGATGAAGATGAACGACTGGGTCGAGGCGCAGATCAAGCAGGCCCAGAAGCAGGGCGAGTTCGACGATCTCGCCGGCGCCGGGAAGCCGATCCCGAAGCTCGCCGACGCGCACGACTCCGACTGGTGGGTCAAGGACTTCATCCGCCGGGAGAAGATCGACGCGGAGGTCCTGCTGCCACCGACGATGCTGCTGCGCAAGGAGAAGGCGCGGATCCGCGAGCACGTCCACAAGATGCGGACCGAGACCGAGGTCCGCGACTACCTGGAGGATCTGAACCAGCGGATCCTGGTCCAGGTGCGCGACGCCACCGGCCCGGTCATCCCCGTCGGCCGGACGGACGAGGACGAGGTACTGCGCGACTGGCGCGAGGACCGGGAAGCCCGCAAGACGGCCGGCCCAGAGCCCACTCCCGAGCGTGAGGCCGCACAGAAACGCAGCTTCTGGCAGCGTCTCTTCAGCTGA
- a CDS encoding thiamine pyrophosphate-dependent enzyme, producing the protein MSQVDELFAERVAALKPATCDHPADVLRGLYDAQLGSRHADLAARWLQSKGLGFYTIGSAGHEGNAAVAAALKPTDPALLHYRSGAFYLARAAQHGVTDGIRDILLGVAAATTEPISGGRHKVFGRHELAIIPQTSTIASHLPRAMGVAFSIARAAKLGVPSPWPADSIVVTSFGDASANHSTATGAINAALHASYQGLPMPLLLVCEDNGIGISVRTPEGWIKQAYGQRPGLRYFDADGTDLAATLTMATEAVTFVRRNHRPAFLRLRTVRLMGHAGSDVEAAYRNPAELLAEEELDPLLGTARLLLGTGRTPDDVIELYENKRSEVMQIAREVAGLPQLESAEAVAAPLHFPDATVVAKALPGHHVEQRGPLTLSQSINRALTDILASYPEAMVFGEDVGRKGGVYGVTRGLQKAFGAARVFDTLLDEQSILGLALGAGVSGLLPIPEVQYLAYLHNAEDQLRGEAASLKFFSQGQYSNPMVLRIAGYGYQKGFGGHFHNDDAIGVLRDIPGIVIASPSRPDDAAAMLHTCAAAARSDGTVCVFLEPIALYHRRDLITGGDERWLAEYPTAYVPIGRARTYGDGDRLTIVTFGNGVPMSLRVAARLPGVRVLDLRWLAPLPIEDLLREATATGSVLVADETRRSGGVSEGVLAALIDSGYAGRLARVTSEDSFVPLGDAARQVLLSEETIEAAARELLAAIS; encoded by the coding sequence GTGAGCCAGGTCGACGAGTTGTTCGCCGAGCGGGTCGCGGCGCTCAAACCTGCGACTTGCGATCATCCCGCCGACGTACTGCGTGGTCTGTACGACGCGCAACTCGGTAGCCGGCATGCCGATCTGGCCGCGCGCTGGTTGCAGTCCAAGGGGCTCGGGTTCTACACGATCGGGTCGGCCGGGCACGAGGGCAACGCCGCCGTCGCCGCTGCGCTGAAGCCCACGGATCCGGCCCTGCTGCACTACCGATCCGGAGCGTTCTACCTCGCCAGAGCAGCCCAGCACGGTGTAACAGACGGCATTCGCGACATCCTTCTCGGCGTCGCCGCGGCGACCACCGAGCCGATCTCGGGCGGCCGGCACAAGGTGTTCGGCCGGCACGAGCTCGCGATCATCCCGCAGACCTCGACGATCGCGTCGCACCTGCCCCGCGCGATGGGCGTCGCCTTCTCGATCGCACGCGCCGCCAAACTCGGCGTACCGTCGCCGTGGCCCGCGGACTCGATCGTGGTGACCAGCTTCGGCGACGCCTCGGCGAACCACTCCACCGCCACCGGCGCGATCAACGCGGCTCTGCACGCGTCGTACCAGGGTCTGCCGATGCCGCTGCTGCTGGTCTGCGAGGACAACGGGATCGGGATCAGCGTGCGTACCCCGGAAGGCTGGATCAAACAGGCTTACGGGCAACGCCCCGGCCTCCGGTACTTCGATGCCGACGGCACCGATCTCGCCGCCACCCTGACGATGGCGACCGAAGCGGTCACCTTCGTACGCCGGAACCACCGGCCCGCGTTCCTCCGGCTCCGCACCGTCCGCCTGATGGGTCATGCCGGTTCGGACGTGGAAGCCGCCTATCGGAACCCGGCCGAGTTGCTGGCCGAGGAGGAGCTGGATCCGTTGCTCGGAACGGCCCGGCTGCTGCTGGGCACGGGCCGCACTCCGGACGACGTGATCGAGCTGTACGAGAACAAGCGGTCCGAGGTGATGCAGATCGCGCGCGAGGTCGCCGGTCTGCCGCAACTCGAGTCGGCCGAGGCTGTCGCCGCACCGCTGCACTTTCCGGATGCCACGGTCGTCGCGAAGGCGCTGCCAGGACACCACGTCGAACAGCGCGGCCCACTCACGCTGAGTCAGTCGATCAACCGGGCCCTGACGGACATCCTCGCGTCGTACCCGGAGGCGATGGTCTTCGGCGAGGACGTCGGCCGCAAGGGCGGGGTGTACGGCGTCACCCGCGGGCTGCAGAAGGCGTTCGGCGCGGCCCGCGTGTTCGACACCTTGCTGGACGAGCAGTCGATCCTCGGGCTGGCACTCGGAGCAGGCGTGTCCGGGCTGCTGCCGATCCCTGAGGTGCAGTACCTCGCCTACCTGCACAACGCGGAGGACCAGTTGCGGGGTGAAGCGGCGTCGCTGAAGTTTTTCTCGCAGGGGCAGTACAGCAACCCGATGGTGCTGCGGATCGCGGGCTACGGCTATCAGAAGGGGTTCGGCGGCCACTTCCACAACGACGACGCGATCGGCGTACTACGGGACATCCCGGGGATCGTGATCGCGTCGCCGTCCCGTCCGGATGACGCGGCGGCCATGTTGCACACCTGCGCGGCGGCGGCTCGCAGCGACGGCACGGTCTGCGTCTTCCTCGAACCGATCGCGCTTTACCACCGCCGGGATCTGATCACCGGCGGCGACGAACGATGGCTGGCCGAGTACCCGACCGCGTATGTGCCGATCGGGAGAGCCCGGACGTACGGCGACGGGGATCGGCTCACCATCGTCACGTTCGGCAACGGCGTACCGATGAGCCTGCGCGTGGCCGCGCGACTGCCCGGCGTACGGGTCCTTGATCTGCGCTGGCTCGCACCGTTGCCGATCGAGGATTTGTTGCGGGAGGCAACTGCTACCGGAAGCGTGCTGGTCGCGGACGAGACCCGCCGATCGGGTGGCGTGTCCGAGGGTGTGCTGGCCGCGCTGATCGACTCCGGGTACGCCGGGAGGCTGGCCCGGGTCACCAGCGAAGACTCGTTCGTGCCGCTGGGCGACGCGGCCCGTCAGGTACTGCTCAGCGAGGAGACCATCGAGGCCGCTGCCCGAGAACTCCTTGCGGCGATCAGCTGA
- a CDS encoding GNAT family N-acetyltransferase produces the protein MPQIRPRTDADLDRCIEFLRTVHDKAAYPVNWPADPRDWLTPPNALGCWVISTDDRVTGHVVVTRGEPGEALVERLFVDPAETGAGLGRRLLDHCVTVAAEHDLALSLEVADNCHAAIALYNRAGWRETHRSPITWAGTTASAAIHFTPPVD, from the coding sequence ATGCCACAGATCAGACCCAGGACCGACGCAGACCTCGACCGCTGCATCGAGTTCCTGCGCACGGTCCATGACAAGGCCGCCTATCCGGTCAACTGGCCGGCCGATCCCCGCGACTGGCTGACCCCGCCGAACGCGCTCGGCTGCTGGGTGATCAGCACCGACGACCGGGTGACAGGACATGTCGTGGTCACCCGCGGAGAACCGGGTGAAGCACTGGTCGAGCGCCTCTTCGTCGACCCTGCCGAAACCGGCGCCGGACTGGGCCGCCGCCTCCTCGACCACTGCGTAACCGTCGCAGCAGAGCACGATCTGGCCCTCTCACTCGAGGTCGCGGACAACTGCCACGCCGCGATCGCGCTCTACAACCGCGCCGGCTGGCGGGAAACCCACCGCAGCCCCATTACCTGGGCCGGCACCACCGCGTCGGCTGCGATCCACTTCACCCCACCCGTCGACTGA